The nucleotide window aaaacaataaaataaaactatgaaGCAAAATCACTCTGACAAAGAGTTCcaaacaactaaaattaaaagagtcatctcaaaattaaactttaagGAGTTTACTTTGAATACAACCAATGCAGTTCAGTGAACACAAACTAGGCATATCACGCAAAGTCTAATAGTAATTGATAACATCAACAAAAAGCTCAACTCTCAGTTTGCTCCCTCAACCTCCTGATGGTGCTCCGTACCGTCACAGCACTTGCGGTACTGTCAAAACAATGAGAACAATGTCAGGTCTCTGgtttggaaaataaaacatgcaaGTAGAAAGAACAAAGATCATTACTTCAAAGTATAAGCACCGCCTGCTTTCACTTTACCACAGTCCTTGCATCCCCATATTCCTACAGCTTTCCTCTTCACAGCATACtgccacaaataaaaaaaatgatcatcAGAATCCAAGCATTTTCAGAAGGTTAAACCAAACTAAACATACAAGAACACATGACCTGAAGTCATAAATACACAATAACACATGGTTTTAGCTACCTTCCCACAAAATTCACAGAAAAATTTGCTGTGCTGACTAACTTCCATCTTCTTAATCTGCTTTCGCAGACTGGCACCATAACGGGTAcctgatataataaaacaagcaAAATAGTTTCTCAGGAGTTaaccaaattaaacaaaatcatgcAACAGCATTTTCAATTACCTATACATAACATATACACGACTTGTGAAAAAGTGTTTTAGCAACCAAAACAAATTATCCGAATCTTACGAACAATACATTAATCAGTAATCATTCTTCTAAAACTCTTGAAGAATACATTAGTCAATAATCATTCTTCTCTAAACACGAAAACACGTACGACAGGCATAACAACTGACCTAACAaccaaactgaaaaaaaaaaaaacaatatcggATTTGGGAAAAATCGAGGTAACAGGACATACCGTATTTTCCAACAATGCCAGCCTTCTTTGTTCTCTTAGTCTGCAAAAACAAAACGCGGCAGTGTCAACATAAAACGACGTACAATAGAAACCCTAATTGTGatggtggaagtgaaagagaagagagagagagtaccaTGTTTTCTAGATCGAAGGCGCTGCAGAGATTGGGGCGGTGAACGAATGGAAAGTAGCACACACTGAAACCCTAATTCTGATTTCAGAAATTTATAGAGAACCACATTGGGTTTGGGTCGGGTACGGGTCCATTTTATTCCTTCGTATTGAAGCTCGATAAGAATTACCAGTAATATTCTTattattactaatattttaataattttatatatacttattgatataattttattaagtgcagtaaatatatttgtttaaaattaaaaaatttactatttttttattttttattgtattaatgTTGAATAACATAATAGTTCAATCTTGTATTGTATACagtaaaaaataggaaaacataTATGTTTgcttcatattatttttaagaaataactatatttttaaaaagttgtaggaagtaaaaaaatattatttacttaaatttatatacacaagaaattaattttattttttaaaatattttataaaatatggtataaaaatatatgattttactctgtatttttaaatttgctaatttgtgattttaattaagttttaattatttcttggtaactttttaaagttaattaatcttatat belongs to Glycine soja cultivar W05 chromosome 5, ASM419377v2, whole genome shotgun sequence and includes:
- the LOC114412234 gene encoding 60S ribosomal protein L37a, which translates into the protein MTKRTKKAGIVGKYGTRYGASLRKQIKKMEVSQHSKFFCEFCGKYAVKRKAVGIWGCKDCGKVKAGGAYTLNTASAVTVRSTIRRLREQTES